In Thermotoga sp., the genomic window TCTTTCGTTGCGTAGCTTTCATGCACGTAGAAAGTTGCACTTTCGAAAAAAATAGAGTTGAAGATGTGATCCAGATGTACATGAGTGAAAAAAACGTCGGTGATATCCTCGGGTGACACACCGATTTCTAGAAATTTCTTCTCCAGCTCGTCTATCGAAGGAAGATTCCCTGGGTCTATCAGTATCCTTCTATGGCCGTGTTCCAAGTAGACGACAGTGGAGAAGTGAGCGTTCACCCTCTCTGGCACAAAAACGCTACCACCAGTAAGGAGAATCTCTATCTTCACTCGTATCACCCCACAAGATAGCTCACAATCGCTACGAAGAGACAGTAGTAGGCAAACTGCCACATCTTACCGGACTTGACAGCCTTTGAAAGTACGTAGAGTGCTGAAAGTCCAGAGAAAAAAGCAAAAAGAGGCGCCGTCAGTGAAGCTGTTCCCTTTTCCATTCCCAGGATTCCTGCTCCCAGGACAACCGGTATAGACATCAGAAAAGAGTACTGGAGAGCGTCTTCTTTTCTGTACTTCAAAAAAAGGAGCGTTGCTATGGTGGTACCACTTCTTGAAATACCAGGAAACAGAGCCAGCACCTGTGCCAGACCCACCAGCGTGGCGTCCAGGATGGTCATCTCCTCCATTCTCTTTTCACCGGAAACCGATCTGGTGAACAGAAGTATCACTGCCGTGAACAAAAAGAAAAACGGAAGAATACCAGGCGAGGAGAAGGTTTCATCGACACGATTTTCGAGAAGTATGCCAGAGACACCGGCTGGTATTGTGGAGATCACCAGGTTAAGTACTATTCTCCAGCTCTTCAAACTTCTTCTTATACCATCCAGAGCGAAAACAACGACGGCAGCCAGTGTTCCAAGGTGTAAAATTGCTGTTTGATAAGCGTTGAGATCCAGCTTAAGAAGGTGAGAAAAGAGAACCAGATGTCCTGAACTCGAAACAGGCAGGAATTCAGTCAGTCCCTGTACGATTCCAAGGAGCATCTCCATCTTTAGAATCCCTCTTCCCTCTCCATACTTTCTATTTCTACTCCCACCACTTTTAGAAGTTCACGGAGTAGTTTTTCATCTTCCGTGTCGACCTTCACAAAGACCTCTCTTCTACCATCGACTTCCCTGGCAGTAAGGATCGATAGGATGTTTATCTTACTATTGAAGAGCGCATCCACAACCTTTTTCAGCTCACCAGGTTTGTCCTCTAGAATCACAGAAAAGCGGATTCCGGGCACGTCCATGGCGAGCGTTTCCATCAACGCTTCAAGGAAATCATGAAGACTCACTGCCCCCACAACTTTGAGATCTTCGTCGACTACAGGAAGATAAGGCTCCTGATGTTCTAAAAACAAAAGAAGAGCATGAGTGATACTGTCATTTTCATGGATGAAGAACTCCGGAAGAGAGATCTTAACGGAAATAGGAGAATCCATCTCCAGATCTATCAGTTCCTCCTTGTTCACAACACCCTTGAGATGCCCTTCACTGTCTTTGACTACGCACTCGCTCGTCTGGTACTGCCTCATCCTGTGAAGACACTCGCCAACGCTTGCCATCTCTTCAACGACAGGAAAGTCGTGTGTGATCCACTTTTTGATGTTCATTCACTCCACCTCCTTCAGGAGTTGGTCTATGTAGAACTTCAGGCGATCGATGACTTTTCTCTTTGGAACTCTCTCCTTTATTTCTCCTTTCACGAATATAACCACTCCGTCCTTTAGACCTGCCACACCCAGATCAGCATCTTTTCCCTCTCCGATGCCGTTCACGATACACCCCAAGACCGCCACTTTCAAACTCCTGTTGATGTGAAAGAGAGTGTTTTCAACCTTCCGAGCCAGTTCCTCAACGTCTATCTCAGCTCTTCCGCAGGTGGGACATGCTATTACCTCCAGGCCTTCTCTTAAACCAAGGGATATCAGGATCTTCTTTCCAACGATCACTTCTCGAACAGGATCCCCGGCCATTGATACCCTTATCGTGTCACCGATTCTCTTCAGCAGCAGATATCCAATGGCAATGGATGATTTTACAACGGCAGTTTCCGCAACGCCTGCTTCCGTCACGCCGAGGTGTATAGGGTAATCCACTCTCTCGGCGATGTACTCGTTTGCCCTTATTGTCTCTAAAACGTTCGAACTCTTCACAGACACAACAATATCGTAGAATCCTTCCCTTTCGAGAATCCTCACCTCTTCAAGGGCAGATTCTGCCAGATCCCTCCATCTCTCCGATGTTCTCTGTTTCAAAGACCCAACGTTTGCTCCAACACGGATGGGTACACCATGCTCTTTTGCTACCCTGACCACATCCTTCAAACGTTCCTTGTTCATGTTCCCCGGATTTATTCTTATTTTATCCGCACCGTTCTCCACGGAAAGGATCGCGAGCCTGTAGTCAAACTGTATGTCCGCCACTACGGGAATAGACACCCGCTCTTTTATCTTTCCAATTGCCCTTGCGTCCTCTTCATCTTGAACAGCTACACGCACGATCTCGCATCCTGCTTCCTCAAGTTGTTTT contains:
- a CDS encoding undecaprenyl-diphosphate phosphatase; protein product: MEMLLGIVQGLTEFLPVSSSGHLVLFSHLLKLDLNAYQTAILHLGTLAAVVVFALDGIRRSLKSWRIVLNLVISTIPAGVSGILLENRVDETFSSPGILPFFFLFTAVILLFTRSVSGEKRMEEMTILDATLVGLAQVLALFPGISRSGTTIATLLFLKYRKEDALQYSFLMSIPVVLGAGILGMEKGTASLTAPLFAFFSGLSALYVLSKAVKSGKMWQFAYYCLFVAIVSYLVG
- a CDS encoding CBS domain-containing protein → MNIKKWITHDFPVVEEMASVGECLHRMRQYQTSECVVKDSEGHLKGVVNKEELIDLEMDSPISVKISLPEFFIHENDSITHALLLFLEHQEPYLPVVDEDLKVVGAVSLHDFLEALMETLAMDVPGIRFSVILEDKPGELKKVVDALFNSKINILSILTAREVDGRREVFVKVDTEDEKLLRELLKVVGVEIESMEREEGF
- the ispG gene encoding flavodoxin-dependent (E)-4-hydroxy-3-methylbut-2-enyl-diphosphate synthase, which gives rise to MKRAVRVGRVTIGGGAPISVQSMTTTKTSNVECTVSQIKQLEEAGCEIVRVAVQDEEDARAIGKIKERVSIPVVADIQFDYRLAILSVENGADKIRINPGNMNKERLKDVVRVAKEHGVPIRVGANVGSLKQRTSERWRDLAESALEEVRILEREGFYDIVVSVKSSNVLETIRANEYIAERVDYPIHLGVTEAGVAETAVVKSSIAIGYLLLKRIGDTIRVSMAGDPVREVIVGKKILISLGLREGLEVIACPTCGRAEIDVEELARKVENTLFHINRSLKVAVLGCIVNGIGEGKDADLGVAGLKDGVVIFVKGEIKERVPKRKVIDRLKFYIDQLLKEVE